In bacterium, the DNA window ACCGGCTGGCCGAGCTTCACGGCGCCGATCGCCCCTTCGAACGTCCTCACCCGGCCCGACAACAGTTTCTTCTCGCGGCGCACCGAGGTACTCTGCCCCCGGTGCGGCGGTCACCTCGGCCACGTGTTCGACGACGGGCCGAAACCGACGGGGAAGCGTTACTGCATGAACTCGGCGGCGCTGCAGTTCGTCCCCGCCGCGAAATGATCCGGTCCTCGGGGAGAGGGATTCCATGAAAGCGCTCATCTTCGGCCTCCTGGTGTTCCCCCTGGCGCTCGTCGCGGCCGGTACGATCGAAGCCGCCGGCAATCTTGAAAAGGCGACCTTTGCCGGCGGCTGCTTCTGGTGCATGGAGCACCCGTTCGACGCGCTTCCCGGCGTCCTGTCGGTTACGTCCGGCTACACGGGCGGACAGAAGAAGGATCCCACCTATCAAGAGGTCTCGGCGGGTGGAACCGGCCATGCGGAGGCGGTGCAGATCGTCTACGACCCTTCCAAAATAACGTTCGGGAAGCTCCTCGACGTCTTCTGGCACAACATCGATCCGACCGTGAAGGACCGCCAGTTCTGCGATACCGGCAACCAGTACCGTGCGGAGATCTTCTACCACACGGAGGAGCAGCACCGGGCGGCGTCGCTGTCGAAGGAGGCGGTGGAAAAAACCAAGACCTTCAAGGAACCGGTGGTCACCGGGATCGTCCCCGCCGGAGAATTTTATCCGGCGGAGGAGTACCACCAGCACTACTACAAGAAGAACCCGATCCGTTACCGGTATTACAGGAACGGGTGCGGCCGGGACCAACGGCTAAAGGAACTTTGGGGCAGCGCGGCCGGCGAAGCCGGTGTACCGTCTCGCAAATAACTTGAAGCACCGATGCCCCTCGGCAAGATGCACGGGGTACCCCGCGAAGCAGCTTGCTGCTGAGTAGGGGGAACGTCGATGCGCAGCGCCCCTCGCTACTTCTTCAGTGCGGCACCCGCCTGCGGTCCCTCCACCGCGGTGTTCAGGGCACGGATCAACCCATCGACGTCGACGCCGTCCCTGCGGGCCGTCACCTCGATCGGCGCCCCGCCGCCGCAGCAGGAGTCCACCCGGTAGTCGTTGAAAACCTTGATCGTCGCGGGGTATTTCTTTATAACCTCGTTGATGACCATGTCGCCGGTGATCGTCGCCATCGCGCACCTCCCCCTTCCTATGGACGCGGAGCGATGACCGCGAGCATCACGGTCCGCTCCGCCGCCTTCAGCCCGTGCGCCTCGTTCGGCTCCGTGACCGCGAACGCGCCGGGGTACGCCGGCTCCTCCCCCTTCCCCGTCAGGAAGACTCCTTTCCCCTGGAGAACGTGCATCAGGACCCGGACGGGGACG includes these proteins:
- the msrA gene encoding peptide-methionine (S)-S-oxide reductase MsrA, which translates into the protein MKALIFGLLVFPLALVAAGTIEAAGNLEKATFAGGCFWCMEHPFDALPGVLSVTSGYTGGQKKDPTYQEVSAGGTGHAEAVQIVYDPSKITFGKLLDVFWHNIDPTVKDRQFCDTGNQYRAEIFYHTEEQHRAASLSKEAVEKTKTFKEPVVTGIVPAGEFYPAEEYHQHYYKKNPIRYRYYRNGCGRDQRLKELWGSAAGEAGVPSRK
- a CDS encoding DUF542 domain-containing protein, whose product is MATITGDMVINEVIKKYPATIKVFNDYRVDSCCGGGAPIEVTARRDGVDVDGLIRALNTAVEGPQAGAALKK
- a CDS encoding cupin domain-containing protein encodes the protein MHDALKEAQFSPDRPVSRLLHDAPEMRVVVFGLEAGQEVPPHTVPVRVLMHVLQGKGVFLTGKGEEPAYPGAFAVTEPNEAHGLKAAERTVMLAVIAPRP